In Mycolicibacterium mucogenicum DSM 44124, the following are encoded in one genomic region:
- a CDS encoding N-acyl-D-amino-acid deacylase family protein: MNAAGVAYDIVIRNGLIADGLGGTPFRGDVAVQDGFIAAVGTIDGNGAREIDATGLLVTPGFVDLHTHYDGQAIWSDRMTPSSAHGVTTAVMGNCGVGFAPCRPDDHDVLVDVMAGVEDIPGVVMVDGLPWTWETFPEFLDAVAARQRDIDVAAFLPHSPLRVYVMGRRGVDREPATPEDLALMRKLAAEAVECGALGFASSRLTLHKTSGGQPIPSHDAAQVEIEAIARGVEDGGGGLIQFVPDLLAGDYEVALKTVFDVAADVGLPVTFTLAVGNAGPATFEDALRMVEKANSDGGSISAQIFPRPIGLVIGLELSGNPFVLYPSYREIADLPLPERVAEMRKTEVRQRILNDTAAADGHPLMFAVQAWDYMFPLGTPPNYEPAPSDSIAARAAARGISPLEEAYDRVLDDDGHAMLLVTLANFRDGSLDTVAELIQRDDVILGLGDGGAHYGMICDASFPTYLLTHWVRDRAAGRLDLAHAVKELTSVPARVAGLNDRGRIAVGYKADLNVIDQDALTLHKPTIEHDLPAGGRRLDQTADGYVATIVSGEIIAENGVPTAARPGRLVRGRQPAPA; the protein is encoded by the coding sequence ATGAACGCAGCGGGCGTCGCCTACGACATCGTCATTCGCAACGGACTCATCGCCGACGGGTTGGGCGGCACCCCCTTTCGGGGCGATGTCGCAGTTCAGGACGGTTTCATCGCGGCGGTCGGCACCATCGACGGGAACGGCGCCCGCGAGATCGACGCCACCGGCCTGCTCGTCACCCCGGGCTTCGTGGACCTGCACACCCACTACGACGGACAGGCCATCTGGTCCGACCGAATGACCCCGTCTTCCGCTCACGGCGTAACGACCGCCGTCATGGGCAACTGCGGTGTCGGCTTCGCGCCCTGTCGCCCGGACGACCACGACGTACTCGTCGACGTGATGGCCGGCGTCGAGGACATCCCCGGTGTCGTCATGGTCGACGGACTGCCCTGGACCTGGGAGACCTTCCCCGAATTCCTGGACGCCGTGGCGGCGCGACAACGGGATATCGATGTGGCCGCGTTCCTCCCCCATTCGCCGCTGCGGGTGTACGTCATGGGCCGGCGCGGCGTCGACCGTGAACCGGCCACGCCCGAGGACCTGGCGCTGATGCGCAAGCTCGCGGCCGAAGCCGTGGAGTGCGGCGCGCTGGGCTTCGCGTCGTCGCGGCTGACGCTGCACAAGACCTCTGGCGGGCAGCCCATTCCGAGCCACGACGCCGCACAGGTCGAGATCGAGGCCATCGCCCGCGGCGTCGAGGACGGTGGCGGCGGACTGATCCAGTTCGTGCCCGACCTGCTGGCCGGCGACTACGAGGTCGCGCTGAAGACCGTGTTCGACGTCGCGGCCGACGTCGGCCTGCCCGTCACGTTCACCCTGGCCGTCGGCAATGCCGGACCGGCCACATTCGAGGACGCGTTACGGATGGTCGAGAAGGCCAACAGCGATGGCGGTTCGATCTCGGCGCAGATTTTCCCGCGGCCCATCGGCCTCGTCATCGGCCTGGAGCTGTCCGGCAATCCGTTCGTGCTGTATCCGTCGTACCGCGAGATCGCCGACCTACCGCTGCCCGAGCGCGTCGCCGAGATGCGCAAAACCGAAGTCCGCCAACGCATCCTGAACGACACGGCAGCCGCCGACGGCCACCCACTCATGTTCGCGGTGCAGGCATGGGACTACATGTTCCCCCTCGGCACTCCCCCGAATTACGAACCCGCACCGTCGGATTCGATCGCCGCCCGGGCCGCCGCCCGCGGCATCAGTCCGCTCGAGGAGGCCTACGACCGCGTCCTCGACGACGACGGTCACGCCATGCTGCTGGTCACCCTCGCCAACTTCCGTGACGGTTCCCTCGACACCGTCGCCGAACTGATCCAGCGCGACGACGTCATCCTCGGCCTCGGCGACGGTGGCGCGCACTACGGAATGATCTGCGACGCATCATTTCCCACGTACCTGCTGACGCACTGGGTGCGCGACCGCGCCGCCGGCCGGCTGGACCTGGCGCACGCAGTGAAGGAGCTGACGTCGGTACCGGCGCGCGTTGCCGGCCTGAACGACCGCGGCCGAATCGCGGTGGGCTACAAGGCCGATCTCAACGTGATCGACCAGGACGCGCTGACACTGCACAAGCCGACCATCGAACACGACCTGCCCGCCGGCGGGCGCCGCCTGGACCAGACGGCCGACGGCTACGTCGCGACGATCGTGTCCGGCGAGATCATCGCGGAGAACGGGGTACCCACGGCGGCCCGGCCGGGACGGCTGGTGCGCGGCCGGCAACCCGCACCGGCGTGA
- a CDS encoding pyridoxamine 5'-phosphate oxidase family protein — MSVKVDLEKLGDTLADFPVGFLITVGDDFRPHTVAVVPAFDGGAVTIEPVGNTTQRNIGAHPAVTVLWPPKEPTGYSLIVDGTAEATDTGLRVVPTRAVLHRSPEGVHDCVSLKET; from the coding sequence ATGAGCGTGAAGGTGGATCTGGAAAAACTCGGCGACACCCTGGCCGACTTCCCAGTGGGCTTTCTGATCACCGTCGGTGACGATTTCCGTCCGCACACGGTGGCCGTCGTCCCGGCGTTCGACGGCGGCGCGGTGACGATCGAGCCCGTCGGAAACACCACCCAGCGCAATATCGGCGCCCACCCGGCCGTGACGGTGCTGTGGCCGCCGAAAGAACCCACCGGCTACTCGCTGATCGTCGACGGGACCGCCGAAGCCACCGACACCGGCCTGCGCGTGGTGCCCACCCGCGCGGTGCTGCATCGCAGCCCCGAAGGCGTTCACGACTGCGTGTCACTCAAGGAGACCTGA
- a CDS encoding endonuclease domain-containing protein: protein MGEIEQLLAANGGVASAVQLREAGWSYQQIKKQGWLSLRRGWYASPSADPHVVRAVTAGGVLGCVSVLRRFRVWVPDSDLHIRYATRARRSLPGGRSCHPYRLDPPVAGAIDPVEVAVASAANCLDAEGLVVVLDSMLNKRMIQMADARDIVAASPFARRHLAERCDPESESGTETMIRLRLRALRIHLRTQVDIPGVGRVDILVGDRLIIEADSREHHLPRYQADRTRDRVATSMGYLVIRLTYEDVVYRWDRVESDILEIIRRNGHLGAITTSA, encoded by the coding sequence ATGGGGGAAATCGAACAACTGCTTGCTGCCAACGGCGGGGTGGCGTCCGCAGTGCAACTGCGCGAGGCGGGCTGGTCGTATCAGCAGATCAAGAAACAAGGGTGGCTGTCGTTGCGGCGCGGTTGGTACGCCAGCCCGTCGGCCGATCCGCACGTAGTGCGCGCCGTCACGGCCGGTGGTGTCCTGGGTTGCGTCTCAGTGCTCCGCCGCTTCCGGGTGTGGGTTCCCGATTCCGATTTGCACATCCGGTATGCGACGCGGGCGCGCCGGTCGCTCCCGGGCGGCCGGTCCTGCCACCCATACCGCCTTGATCCACCTGTTGCCGGCGCCATCGATCCGGTTGAGGTTGCCGTCGCATCAGCAGCGAATTGCCTGGATGCCGAAGGGCTGGTCGTCGTCCTGGACTCGATGCTGAACAAGCGCATGATCCAGATGGCCGATGCGCGAGACATTGTCGCTGCGTCGCCTTTCGCCCGGCGGCACCTGGCCGAGCGGTGTGACCCGGAGAGCGAGTCCGGCACGGAGACCATGATCCGGTTGCGACTGCGGGCACTACGAATTCACCTGCGCACTCAAGTGGACATCCCTGGAGTCGGACGAGTCGACATTCTCGTCGGCGACAGACTGATCATCGAAGCCGACAGCCGCGAACATCACCTACCCAGGTATCAGGCCGACCGGACGCGGGACAGAGTAGCGACGAGCATGGGATATCTGGTGATTCGGCTGACCTATGAGGATGTCGTTTACCGCTGGGACAGGGTGGAATCGGACATTCTGGAGATCATCCGGCGGAATGGACACCTCGGCGCGATCACAACGTCCGCCTGA
- a CDS encoding tetratricopeptide repeat protein — protein sequence MTRISAVWRTVVAAVARFFSSGPHRKVLRRRLLVISVLPALLVLGIAAKLVTMVVYGQSARSDYVAYNSYGMAGDVRKLKSFNVIDSYKAYFAEGDRYLLEGKLTDAEAEFKKSLELVDQEDSCPVRINLEVVLEARGDVKNAEKHRDQAKPLWQEALTIVQQAPAGCFDNSTEPDEEQRKHRNETAKRLQDKLKDPEPKSSDGQGGGQGGQGGEGGQGGGGGQDGSGQGGGPSGQGEQPPNQGGQPQSPENQPPSPGSPPPSPGEQGQSGGAGGQSPAQGGADGQAPAGGPTTQTPDTVGADRVATESGGVATHELHPNQGDPGDVLKRLLEDSGATGIDRE from the coding sequence ATGACGCGGATATCGGCGGTGTGGCGGACGGTGGTCGCGGCGGTCGCCCGGTTCTTCTCGTCCGGCCCGCATCGGAAGGTGTTGCGGCGCAGGCTACTGGTGATCTCGGTGCTGCCGGCCCTGCTGGTGTTGGGGATCGCCGCCAAGTTGGTCACGATGGTGGTCTACGGGCAGTCCGCGCGGTCGGACTATGTCGCGTACAACTCCTACGGCATGGCCGGCGACGTGCGGAAGCTCAAGTCCTTCAACGTCATCGACTCCTACAAGGCCTATTTCGCCGAGGGCGACCGCTACCTGCTGGAAGGCAAACTGACAGACGCGGAGGCCGAGTTCAAGAAGTCGCTGGAACTGGTCGACCAGGAAGATTCGTGCCCGGTGCGCATCAACCTCGAGGTGGTGCTGGAGGCCCGGGGCGACGTGAAGAACGCGGAGAAGCACCGCGACCAGGCGAAGCCGCTGTGGCAAGAGGCGCTGACGATCGTGCAGCAGGCGCCCGCCGGCTGTTTCGACAACTCGACCGAGCCCGATGAGGAGCAGCGCAAGCACCGCAACGAGACGGCGAAGCGGTTGCAGGACAAGCTGAAAGATCCGGAGCCGAAGTCGTCGGACGGCCAGGGCGGCGGCCAGGGTGGCCAAGGCGGTGAGGGTGGCCAGGGTGGCGGAGGCGGTCAGGACGGCTCGGGTCAGGGCGGTGGCCCGTCCGGCCAGGGTGAGCAGCCGCCGAATCAGGGCGGTCAACCGCAGAGTCCCGAGAATCAGCCGCCGAGTCCGGGCAGTCCGCCGCCGAGCCCAGGGGAGCAGGGGCAGTCGGGTGGCGCGGGCGGTCAGAGCCCGGCTCAGGGCGGTGCCGACGGACAGGCGCCTGCCGGCGGACCCACGACGCAGACGCCGGACACCGTCGGCGCAGACCGGGTGGCGACCGAATCCGGTGGCGTGGCGACGCATGAGCTACATCCGAATCAGGGAGATCCGGGTGACGTGCTCAAGAGGCTGCTGGAGGATTCCGGCGCCACCGGCATCGATCGTGAGTGA
- a CDS encoding VWA domain-containing protein, giving the protein MTFEPVVAWWVFLLLAGLTLILRMFTLYRVLVVVGKGSQRKVVLRWSLLTLVIVCLFAAAARPGIEGDKHVSDQSVAAAASGRNVNVFFVVDRSLNSKAEDYGNNQFRMAGIRADMQSIVDQYPSGRFSITSFATKARVDWPLSDDVWSLRALLKGYSAYQSDFDSVYQVDVGAADEQLKRQLELAQRQYPGSSNVVFYLGEGAGVSKRSATKFDIPAGLISGGAVLGYGTTGGGRVASRMAPNGEMSYFPDAGGGQFLSVLDEASLKTVAGQLKLPYYHRAPGDSTATIIPALDAKASAERQQVSLPGERTEFYWIFTAIAMLLMGYELFAMAREYRVSRMTKVRGE; this is encoded by the coding sequence ATGACGTTCGAACCCGTTGTGGCGTGGTGGGTCTTCCTGTTGCTGGCCGGCCTCACCCTGATCCTGCGCATGTTCACCCTCTACCGGGTGCTGGTGGTCGTCGGGAAAGGTAGCCAGCGCAAGGTGGTGCTGCGCTGGAGCTTGTTGACCCTGGTGATCGTCTGCCTGTTCGCGGCGGCCGCGCGGCCGGGAATCGAAGGGGACAAGCATGTTTCGGACCAGTCCGTCGCGGCGGCTGCATCAGGCCGCAACGTCAACGTGTTCTTCGTCGTCGATCGCTCGCTCAACTCCAAGGCCGAGGACTACGGGAACAACCAGTTCCGGATGGCCGGGATTCGGGCCGACATGCAGTCGATAGTCGACCAGTACCCGTCGGGGCGGTTCTCCATCACCTCGTTCGCGACGAAAGCCCGCGTCGACTGGCCGTTGTCGGACGACGTCTGGAGTCTGCGGGCACTGCTCAAGGGTTATTCGGCGTACCAGTCGGACTTCGATTCGGTGTACCAGGTTGATGTCGGCGCGGCCGACGAGCAGCTCAAGCGCCAGCTGGAACTCGCGCAGCGGCAGTACCCGGGTTCGAGCAACGTGGTCTTCTATCTCGGTGAGGGCGCAGGTGTTTCGAAGCGATCGGCGACGAAGTTCGACATCCCCGCGGGGCTGATCTCCGGCGGCGCGGTGCTCGGCTACGGCACGACCGGCGGTGGCCGGGTCGCCAGCAGAATGGCGCCGAACGGTGAGATGTCCTACTTCCCGGACGCCGGTGGCGGACAGTTCCTCTCGGTGTTGGACGAGGCGTCCTTGAAGACCGTCGCCGGCCAGCTCAAGCTGCCGTACTACCACCGTGCGCCGGGTGATTCGACGGCGACCATCATCCCCGCGCTCGATGCGAAGGCGTCCGCGGAGCGGCAACAGGTTTCGCTGCCGGGCGAGCGCACCGAGTTCTACTGGATCTTCACGGCCATCGCGATGCTGTTGATGGGCTATGAACTCTTCGCGATGGCGCGTGAGTACCGGGTCTCGCGCATGACGAAGGTGCGGGGCGAATGA
- a CDS encoding DUF58 domain-containing protein, with product MGVLLQEVKAQTLAGNRLSGPNGVSRGLLEGEHRSMFQGRSLEFDDLRPYVPGDDVRDIDWKASARSPEVLVKRFVSYRQQRILMVTDLGRNMLALAAGGEVKQRVVLNAVGLVGLIAISKGDEMGLVYGDATGSAHMPNRRGEAHLEHILERVNRHDVAGSGRSDLCTQLEYVLHHFRRRHIVFVISDEPDVSAALDEQFRKVSARHDVYWVTVRDAPLIGVPGLGGEGYDVDSGRTLLREEILGHRVLEAYRRAEAQREAAFEQYVNSSAIPCARVSGSGELFNAVTLMLKKAGRGK from the coding sequence ATGGGCGTTCTACTGCAGGAGGTCAAGGCGCAGACCCTGGCCGGCAATCGGCTCTCGGGTCCGAACGGGGTGTCCCGTGGGCTGCTCGAAGGCGAGCACCGCTCGATGTTCCAGGGACGCAGTCTCGAGTTCGACGATCTGCGCCCGTATGTCCCGGGCGACGATGTCCGCGACATCGACTGGAAGGCGTCGGCGCGCTCGCCCGAGGTGCTGGTCAAGCGCTTCGTCTCGTACCGGCAACAGCGCATCCTGATGGTCACCGATCTGGGCCGGAACATGTTGGCGCTGGCGGCCGGTGGTGAGGTCAAACAGCGGGTGGTGCTCAATGCCGTTGGCCTGGTTGGGCTCATCGCCATCAGCAAGGGCGACGAGATGGGTCTGGTCTACGGCGATGCGACGGGCTCGGCGCACATGCCCAACCGGCGCGGCGAGGCGCACCTCGAGCACATCTTGGAACGCGTCAACCGCCATGACGTCGCCGGCAGCGGCCGCAGCGACCTCTGCACGCAACTGGAGTACGTGCTGCACCACTTCCGGCGCAGGCACATCGTTTTCGTGATTTCCGACGAACCCGATGTCAGCGCCGCGTTGGACGAGCAGTTCCGCAAGGTGTCCGCGCGTCACGACGTCTACTGGGTGACGGTGCGCGACGCCCCGTTGATCGGAGTGCCGGGACTGGGCGGCGAGGGCTACGACGTCGACAGCGGCAGAACCCTGCTGCGTGAAGAGATTCTGGGGCATCGGGTGCTGGAGGCGTACCGGCGGGCCGAGGCCCAGCGTGAGGCGGCGTTCGAGCAGTACGTCAACAGCTCCGCGATTCCGTGTGCCCGGGTCTCCGGCAGCGGTGAGTTGTTCAACGCCGTCACCCTGATGTTGAAGAAGGCCGGCCGTGGCAAATGA
- a CDS encoding AAA family ATPase, which translates to MSAPTMQQQPTREELDRARAVVHAVSGAFAAKVVGQVGLQQSLLIGLFTGGHVLLESVPGLAKTTAARAVADAVQAKFRRIQCTPDLLPSDIIGTQIFDASKGVFHTQLGPVHANIVLLDEINRSSAKTQSAMLEAMEERQTSIAGEVYKIPEPFLVLATQNPVDQEGTYPLPEAQMDRFMFKEILTYPNPREEAEMVFRIDAGVYTNHRTAPVASLDDILYIRDVVRRVYLDPAIVNYITQIVAVTRTPQQYLPANLARLIEYGASPRATIAFCKAARALALLSGRNHVLPDDVKALAHRVLRHRLILGFEAVAQNVTPEVLIDNVIQAVRTP; encoded by the coding sequence ATGAGCGCCCCGACGATGCAGCAGCAGCCGACGCGGGAAGAACTCGACCGCGCCCGCGCGGTGGTGCACGCGGTGTCCGGAGCGTTCGCGGCCAAGGTGGTCGGTCAGGTCGGGCTGCAGCAGAGCCTGCTGATCGGGCTGTTCACCGGTGGTCACGTGTTGCTGGAAAGTGTTCCGGGACTTGCCAAGACGACGGCGGCCCGCGCGGTCGCCGACGCGGTGCAGGCCAAATTCCGGCGCATCCAGTGCACGCCGGACCTGCTGCCGAGCGACATCATCGGAACCCAGATCTTCGACGCGTCCAAGGGCGTGTTCCACACCCAGCTGGGTCCGGTGCACGCCAACATCGTGCTGTTGGACGAGATCAACCGATCGAGCGCGAAAACCCAGAGCGCCATGCTCGAAGCGATGGAGGAGCGCCAGACCAGCATCGCGGGCGAGGTCTACAAGATTCCCGAACCGTTCCTGGTGCTCGCCACGCAGAACCCGGTCGACCAGGAGGGCACTTATCCGCTGCCCGAGGCGCAGATGGACCGGTTCATGTTCAAGGAGATCCTGACCTACCCGAATCCGCGCGAAGAGGCGGAGATGGTCTTCCGGATCGATGCCGGCGTCTACACCAATCACCGGACGGCTCCGGTGGCTTCGCTCGATGACATCCTCTACATCCGGGACGTGGTCAGGCGCGTCTACCTCGATCCGGCGATCGTCAACTACATCACCCAGATCGTCGCGGTGACCCGCACGCCGCAGCAGTACCTTCCGGCGAATCTGGCCCGGCTCATCGAGTACGGCGCCAGCCCGCGCGCCACGATCGCCTTCTGCAAGGCCGCGCGGGCGTTGGCGTTGTTGTCAGGCCGCAACCACGTGCTACCCGACGACGTGAAAGCGCTGGCGCACCGGGTGCTGCGGCACCGCCTGATCCTCGGGTTCGAGGCGGTGGCCCAGAACGTCACTCCGGAAGTGTTGATAGACAACGTCATTCAGGCAGTGCGAACTCCCTAG
- a CDS encoding DUF4878 domain-containing protein: MTQPPQSQFGGPNPVDGPTPQHHGYRQPPPAPPQWGGPAPVGAPQAAPPHAGWQAAPQQQFQTFPQPGYAPAPQQPAKNKKALFITGGATLAVLLVVGVVVAIVSFSGGGSGGAGGGGASSAEAAVKGYLEALSKGDANAALAFGTDQPASKDFLTDDVLKQQTAKWPITNIRILSANETGPMGQVHVSVNFGDQTADQTLMVKKDDSGWKLPTASVKVNLGAAGGIQLNNPATGQPLPTAPLTLFGKPAPSNAPVYVFPGWLDLGSASKYLTVSTARPVLLDGLVASGVGLTVGAQMQLSDAGSEAAKQAVAAAIAECAKSTALAPPGCPNAMPNPTLVDGTVHWEPPADLNQVKYTFTAFDLTVRTMGTSQWTITATSTSGATVQGKSFVPLMGQIDMSKDPLTVKWFGR; the protein is encoded by the coding sequence GTGACGCAACCACCGCAGTCGCAGTTCGGGGGTCCCAATCCGGTTGACGGACCGACACCGCAGCACCACGGTTACCGACAACCGCCGCCCGCGCCGCCGCAGTGGGGTGGCCCGGCTCCGGTAGGAGCACCGCAGGCCGCGCCGCCGCACGCGGGTTGGCAGGCCGCGCCGCAGCAGCAATTCCAGACCTTCCCGCAGCCCGGATACGCTCCGGCGCCGCAGCAACCGGCCAAGAACAAAAAGGCCTTGTTCATCACCGGCGGCGCCACCCTCGCGGTGCTCCTGGTGGTGGGCGTCGTCGTGGCGATCGTGTCGTTCTCCGGCGGCGGATCGGGCGGCGCCGGCGGTGGCGGCGCGAGTTCCGCGGAGGCCGCGGTCAAGGGGTACCTGGAGGCGCTGTCGAAGGGAGATGCGAACGCCGCGTTGGCATTCGGCACCGACCAGCCGGCATCCAAGGACTTCCTCACCGACGATGTGCTCAAGCAGCAGACAGCGAAGTGGCCCATCACCAACATCCGGATTCTGAGCGCCAATGAGACCGGCCCCATGGGCCAGGTGCACGTGTCCGTCAACTTCGGTGACCAGACCGCCGACCAGACCTTGATGGTGAAGAAGGACGACAGCGGCTGGAAGCTCCCCACGGCCAGCGTCAAGGTGAATCTCGGTGCCGCGGGCGGTATTCAGCTCAACAACCCGGCCACCGGTCAGCCACTGCCGACCGCGCCGCTCACGTTGTTCGGTAAGCCGGCGCCGAGCAACGCGCCCGTCTATGTGTTTCCGGGATGGCTCGACCTCGGCTCGGCGAGCAAGTATCTGACGGTGTCGACGGCGCGGCCGGTATTGCTCGACGGTTTGGTCGCATCAGGTGTCGGCCTCACTGTCGGCGCGCAGATGCAGCTCAGCGATGCCGGCTCGGAGGCGGCCAAGCAGGCGGTGGCGGCCGCCATCGCCGAATGCGCCAAGTCCACCGCGCTGGCGCCGCCGGGCTGCCCGAACGCCATGCCGAATCCGACGCTGGTCGACGGCACCGTGCACTGGGAGCCGCCGGCCGATCTGAACCAGGTCAAGTACACCTTCACCGCGTTCGATCTGACGGTGCGCACCATGGGGACGTCGCAGTGGACGATCACCGCGACGAGCACCAGCGGTGCGACGGTGCAGGGGAAGAGTTTCGTCCCGCTGATGGGCCAGATCGACATGTCGAAGGATCCGTTGACCGTGAAGTGGTTCGGTCGATGA
- the groL gene encoding chaperonin GroEL (60 kDa chaperone family; promotes refolding of misfolded polypeptides especially under stressful conditions; forms two stacked rings of heptamers to form a barrel-shaped 14mer; ends can be capped by GroES; misfolded proteins enter the barrel where they are refolded when GroES binds), with product MAKTIAYDEEARRGLERGLNSLADAVKVTLGPKGRNVVLEKKWGAPTITNDGVSIAKEIELEDPYEKIGAELVKEVAKKTDDVAGDGTTTATVLAQALVREGLRNVAAGANPLGLKRGIEKAVEAVTKGLLASAKEVETKEQIAATAGISAGDQSIGDLIAEAMDKVGNEGVITVEESNTFGLQLELTEGMRFDKGYISGYFVTDAERQEAVLEDPFILLVSSKISTVKDLLPLLEKVIQSGKPLLIIAEDVEGEALSTLVVNKIRGTFKSIAVKAPGFGDRRKAMLQDMAILTGGQVISEEVGLSLETADITLLGKARKVVVTKDETTIVEGAGDAEAIAGRVAQIRSEIENSDSDYDREKLQERLAKLAGGVAVIKAGAATEVELKERKHRIEDAVRNAKAAVEEGIVAGGGVALLQSAPALDELKLEGDEATGANIVRVALSAPLKQIAFNGGLEPGVVAEKVSNLPSGHGLNAATNVYEDLLAAGVADPVKVTRSALQNAASIAALFLTTEAVVADKPEKAAAPAGDPTGGMGGMDF from the coding sequence ATGGCCAAGACAATTGCGTATGACGAAGAGGCCCGCCGTGGCCTCGAGCGGGGCCTGAACAGCCTCGCCGACGCCGTAAAGGTGACGCTGGGCCCCAAGGGTCGCAACGTCGTCCTGGAGAAGAAGTGGGGCGCCCCCACGATCACCAACGATGGTGTGTCCATCGCCAAGGAGATCGAGCTGGAGGACCCGTACGAGAAGATCGGCGCTGAGCTGGTCAAGGAAGTTGCCAAGAAGACGGACGACGTCGCTGGCGACGGCACCACCACCGCCACCGTTCTGGCTCAGGCCCTGGTTCGCGAAGGCCTGCGCAACGTCGCCGCCGGCGCCAACCCGCTCGGCCTGAAGCGCGGCATCGAGAAGGCCGTCGAGGCTGTCACCAAGGGCCTGCTGGCTTCCGCCAAGGAGGTCGAGACCAAGGAGCAGATCGCTGCCACCGCCGGTATCTCGGCCGGTGACCAGTCCATCGGTGACCTGATCGCCGAGGCCATGGACAAGGTCGGCAACGAGGGTGTCATCACCGTCGAGGAGAGCAACACCTTCGGCCTGCAGCTGGAGCTCACCGAGGGTATGCGCTTCGACAAGGGCTACATCTCGGGTTACTTCGTGACCGACGCCGAGCGTCAGGAAGCGGTCCTCGAGGACCCGTTCATCCTGCTGGTCAGCTCGAAGATCTCGACCGTAAAGGACCTGCTGCCGCTGCTGGAGAAGGTCATCCAGTCGGGCAAGCCGCTGCTGATCATCGCCGAGGACGTCGAGGGCGAAGCCCTGTCGACCCTGGTCGTCAACAAGATCCGCGGCACCTTCAAGTCCATCGCCGTCAAGGCCCCGGGCTTCGGTGACCGCCGCAAGGCGATGCTGCAGGACATGGCGATCCTCACCGGTGGCCAGGTCATCAGCGAAGAGGTCGGCCTGTCCCTCGAGACCGCCGACATCACCCTGCTGGGCAAGGCCCGCAAGGTCGTCGTGACCAAGGATGAGACCACCATCGTCGAGGGTGCCGGCGACGCCGAGGCCATCGCCGGCCGCGTGGCCCAGATCCGCAGCGAGATCGAGAACAGCGACTCCGACTACGACCGCGAGAAGCTGCAGGAGCGCCTGGCCAAGCTGGCCGGTGGCGTTGCAGTCATCAAGGCCGGCGCTGCCACCGAGGTGGAGCTCAAGGAGCGCAAGCACCGCATCGAGGACGCCGTTCGCAACGCGAAGGCCGCCGTCGAAGAGGGCATCGTCGCCGGTGGTGGCGTGGCCCTGCTGCAGTCGGCTCCGGCTCTCGACGAGCTGAAGCTCGAGGGTGACGAGGCCACCGGTGCCAACATCGTGCGTGTCGCCCTGTCGGCTCCGCTGAAGCAGATCGCCTTCAACGGTGGTCTGGAGCCGGGCGTCGTCGCCGAGAAGGTGTCGAACCTGCCCTCGGGTCACGGCCTGAACGCCGCGACCAACGTGTACGAGGACCTGCTGGCCGCCGGCGTTGCCGACCCGGTCAAGGTCACCCGCTCGGCGCTGCAGAACGCGGCGTCCATCGCGGCGCTGTTCCTCACCACCGAGGCCGTCGTCGCCGACAAGCCGGAGAAGGCCGCGGCTCCCGCCGGCGACCCGACCGGTGGCATGGGCGGTATGGACTTCTAA